TTCTTTCCCAAATTCTTGTAAAGCATTTTGTATTTTCTCTGTAGTCTTAGCGCTCGGATTTCTATGCCCGTTCAAGTAGTGGCTAAGTTGTCCTTGGCTCACACCCGTAAGTCTTTGCAAGCCTGCCAAAGATATATATTTGCTGTAATATTGCAAAAACGACGCCGTATCATAGTGGAACTTTACCTCCAATTCAGGAAAATCATTCCCTTCCTCCTCATAAATTTCCTTCACTTCCTCTATACATACCATAAAATCTTCTTTTGCCTCTTCCACCGACTTTCCTGTACCAATTAATCCAAAACCCAGATTTGTTTCCTTTAAATAGATGCTAAAAGTACCATCGTTAGCTCTCTCTATAATTGCATTTACTTCCATATACTTATGTTTTTTTAAGGAGGGGGCTAAAATTTAACCCCCGATAATTCACTTATTCTTTTTAAAGTTCCTGTCGCCACTTCCTCTTTTTCGTGTCTTCCCGTGGGGAATTTATTTCCCGTAATAGGGCTATACCAT
This Ornithobacterium rhinotracheale DNA region includes the following protein-coding sequences:
- a CDS encoding helix-turn-helix domain-containing protein, with protein sequence MEVNAIIERANDGTFSIYLKETNLGFGLIGTGKSVEEAKEDFMVCIEEVKEIYEEEGNDFPELEVKFHYDTASFLQYYSKYISLAGLQRLTGVSQGQLSHYLNGHRNPSAKTTEKIQNALQEFGKELQQLHMI
- a CDS encoding type II toxin-antitoxin system HicA family toxin, with translation MKYSELHKKLKEAGCFVHRQGKRHPIWYSPITGNKFPTGRHEKEEVATGTLKRISELSGVKF